From the genome of Nicotiana tabacum cultivar K326 chromosome 2, ASM71507v2, whole genome shotgun sequence:
CAAGTCTACTTTCTCCAATTTCAGGCATATTAGTATGACTTCTTTGGTGTGTGGATGTCTTTTCACCATAGCAATTTGAGCAATCTATTAGTATAGGAATAAGGAGTTTGTGAGAAAAGAACACTTTACCACCCCTAGATCAAGATCAAGTGCTGACATGTACGATTGGATAGTTGCAGCATGATTCTTAAAATATTCTTTCTCTGAGGTACTTAGCTTCTCTTCAATTTCTTCTGGGAGGACTCGCTCAAGGGTCCACCCCAATCTTCGAATGACTTCTGCTCGATTATATCTGAGGAACAGGAAGGAAAGTTGACAAACAACATAAGAGATGCAGGAAAAATCAGGAATATATGACCTTTTTTCAAGGACAACCCCGTATCTAATTGTTCCTCACACATAAGCCATCAGACAGCGTTTGTTGCGAATGAGAGACTGATGATGGATAAGCAGCCCATGGTAATTATCATCTTTGGGTAGCTCAGCATTTGCACTTGTATCAGCCTCAGGTGGCTCATTTTCATCAGGTGATTCGTTGTTTGAAATTCCATCATTTTGAGTTGGTCGGTTTGCATTTGAACTTTCAGCGGGAGTTTTTGAGTTCATTTTCCTGTGCCAAACTCAAGATGGATAAGATCAGGGACAACAAAACTGTACTCCATTTAGCACTTGGAGAAGAATACACATATGCATAATATCATGAAACCTCTAATAGTGATAAGTAGACTTCATGCAGATAAAATTAAGTACTTGAGATTTACTCTTTTTTTCAGGTATTTCAATTGTCTCTTCTAATTACTTTGACATATCTGCAGACGAGAAAAGAATAACTTTTGTCTTGAAATACACAGTCAACATGCTGGATTTTGATTCAGTTTCAGTAACCGAGTCCAACACCGCCACATAAAATGGGACGGAGGAGGTAATAAGTTAGGGTGTGATATTTGGTTGAATTATAGCCTTGAAGTTAGTGTACAACAAGTCGAGCAGTTCGTCATTTGGATACCCCTACAGCAAGATGTAGCCAATTTAATGGAATGTACAAGAAGCTAGGAGGACAAGCACCTAATGCTCAATACTTAGTTAGCCCAGAGGAAGCAAAGTAGAAAGCTTCAGAAAGAACTAACATAGCACCTAGGCACTATAAGACAAAAACCTTCAAAGAGCTTTGTGCCTAGGCACCAGCAGGACCAAACCTCAAGGCTTCGGTGGTTAGGTGCTGGACCACAGAGCATAGGTGCTATCAGAAAAATAGGAGCTCAGCCCCAAGTTGCTATTACACAAATGCCGGTTCTTAATCATGCTCTTACATGAAAACTATAATTAGACCCTTTCAGGGCTGAACATGGTTGCTGCAGGAGGACAAAAGGAGGGCTAGATCTATTTCAACTTGATTTTCTcttctactttcatctttttttttttcttttatcttttcatCTTTAAGATTTTGTTAGGATGTTCTTTGTTTTAGCTAGAACTAATTCCTCTTTCCTAGGATTGTAATGGATCTTGATGTGCAGTTTGGATTCTTAGTTACTTCTTTTTGTTTATTGTTGATGGTAATTGAGTTGTTTATTCAAACTCTTAATCTTATGCTTC
Proteins encoded in this window:
- the LOC107791149 gene encoding uncharacterized protein LOC107791149, yielding MYGKKGSELVQEFAESEPGQLAAFNTDLFTQVVEECNSHFLHLNSLVRKMNSKTPAESSNANRPTQNDGISNNESPDENEPPEADTSANAELPKDDNYHGLLIHHQSLIRNKRCLMAYVYNRAEVIRRLGWTLERVLPEEIEEKLSTSEKEYFKNHAATIQSYMSALDLDLGVDMVPPKDPYIKVRVLDDIGNVVLSDQLANLARHAILFIRRTDAEQYISQGLMEELTS